One window from the genome of Streptomyces cadmiisoli encodes:
- a CDS encoding EF-hand domain-containing protein — protein MVSSEYERRIAARFATFDQDGNGYIDREDFSGAAKALLAEFDIAARSDKGQALYAGAEAFWQGMAGIADRDGDQRITRDEFVNGAVKRLRDNPERFAEIARPFLHAAIDVADTDDDGAATVADTARVLRVLGVPENLAHAAAAGLDGDTDGRVGEAEIVPAFARYFTVPE, from the coding sequence ATGGTCAGCAGCGAGTACGAGCGCAGGATCGCGGCCCGGTTCGCCACCTTCGACCAGGACGGCAACGGCTACATCGACCGCGAGGACTTCAGCGGTGCGGCCAAGGCGCTGCTCGCCGAGTTCGACATCGCGGCCCGGTCGGACAAGGGGCAGGCGCTGTACGCCGGCGCCGAGGCCTTCTGGCAGGGCATGGCCGGGATCGCGGACCGGGACGGCGATCAGCGGATCACCCGTGACGAGTTCGTCAACGGCGCGGTCAAACGGCTGCGCGACAACCCGGAACGGTTCGCCGAGATCGCGCGCCCCTTCCTGCACGCCGCCATCGACGTGGCGGACACCGACGACGACGGAGCCGCCACCGTCGCGGACACCGCGCGCGTGCTGCGGGTGCTCGGTGTGCCGGAGAACCTCGCGCACGCCGCGGCCGCCGGTCTCGACGGCGACACCGACGGGAGGGTGGGCGAGGCCGAGATCGTGCCCGCCTTCGCCCGTTACTTCACCGTCCCGGAATAG
- a CDS encoding class I adenylate-forming enzyme family protein, producing the protein MNDTAHALSTSRTLWDLLVRRADRTPDRPALLQDGRSVSFGALRDRAERTAAGLYGMGVRPGTVVAWQLPTRVETAVLSFALARLGAVQTPLIPFLREREVGFALRESRAEYLAVPGVWRGFDHTEMARRLGAKGVFEAYEDLPDGDPAVLPPPPAQGTEVRWIYWTSGTTSEPKGVLHTDRSLIAGGSCLAHALRPTAGDVGSIAFPYAHIGGPDYMVMLLLYGFPAVLVEQFALPEALTVYRRHGVTLAGGSTAFYSMFLTEQRKQPDSPLLPALRLLAGGGAPKPPEVYRAVVREMGVQLTHGYGMTEVPMITMGAPDDTPENLATTEGRPPEGMEVRIVDGEVRLRGEAVCRGYLDPAQTAEAFDEEGFLRTGDLGHLTDSGHLVLTGRLKDVIIRKGENISAKEIEDLLHQHPAVGDAAVIGLPDAERGERVCAVVEQAPGAGALTLEAMTSYLRAEGLSVHKLPEQLEVVDALPRGETLRKVLKYKLRERYSGTVK; encoded by the coding sequence GTGAACGACACCGCGCACGCGCTCAGCACCTCCCGCACCCTCTGGGACCTGCTGGTCCGCCGCGCCGACCGCACCCCCGACCGCCCGGCCCTGCTCCAGGACGGCCGCTCGGTGAGCTTCGGCGCGCTGCGCGACCGGGCCGAGCGGACCGCGGCCGGCCTGTACGGCATGGGGGTGCGGCCCGGCACGGTCGTCGCCTGGCAGTTGCCGACCCGCGTCGAGACGGCCGTGCTGTCCTTCGCGCTGGCCCGCCTCGGCGCCGTGCAGACACCGCTGATCCCGTTCCTGCGGGAGCGCGAGGTCGGCTTCGCGCTGCGCGAGTCACGGGCCGAGTACCTCGCCGTGCCCGGCGTGTGGCGCGGTTTCGACCACACGGAGATGGCCCGCCGGCTCGGCGCGAAGGGGGTCTTCGAGGCGTACGAGGACCTGCCCGACGGCGATCCGGCCGTACTGCCGCCGCCGCCCGCGCAGGGCACCGAGGTCCGCTGGATCTACTGGACCTCCGGCACCACCTCCGAGCCCAAGGGCGTGCTGCACACCGACCGCTCACTGATCGCGGGCGGCTCCTGCCTGGCCCACGCGCTGCGGCCCACCGCCGGGGACGTGGGCTCGATCGCCTTCCCGTACGCGCACATCGGCGGCCCCGACTACATGGTGATGCTGCTGCTCTACGGCTTCCCCGCGGTGCTGGTCGAGCAGTTCGCGCTGCCGGAGGCGCTGACGGTGTACCGCAGGCACGGGGTGACGCTGGCCGGAGGCTCGACCGCCTTCTACTCGATGTTCCTCACCGAGCAGCGCAAGCAGCCGGACTCGCCGCTGCTGCCCGCCCTGCGGCTGCTGGCCGGCGGCGGCGCGCCGAAGCCCCCGGAGGTCTACCGCGCCGTGGTACGGGAGATGGGGGTGCAGCTCACCCACGGGTACGGCATGACCGAGGTCCCGATGATCACGATGGGCGCGCCCGACGACACACCCGAGAACCTGGCCACCACCGAGGGCAGGCCCCCCGAGGGCATGGAGGTCCGGATCGTGGACGGGGAGGTGCGGCTGCGCGGGGAGGCGGTCTGCCGGGGCTATCTGGACCCGGCGCAGACCGCGGAGGCCTTCGACGAGGAGGGGTTCCTGCGCACGGGCGACCTGGGGCACCTGACGGACAGCGGGCATCTCGTCCTGACCGGCCGGCTCAAGGACGTGATCATCCGCAAGGGCGAGAACATCTCGGCCAAGGAGATCGAGGACCTGCTGCACCAGCATCCGGCGGTCGGCGACGCGGCGGTGATCGGGCTGCCGGACGCCGAGCGCGGCGAGCGGGTCTGCGCGGTGGTCGAACAGGCCCCGGGAGCGGGTGCGCTGACCCTGGAGGCGATGACGTCGTATCTGCGCGCGGAAGGGCTGTCGGTGCACAAGCTGCCGGAGCAACTGGAGGTGGTGGACGCCCTTCCGCGCGGCGAGACACTGCGCAAGGTGCTCAAGTACAAGCTGCGCGAGCGCTATTCCGGGACGGTGAAGTAA
- a CDS encoding acyl-CoA dehydrogenase family protein yields MRFQLTEDQRALRDGVRQLLARRFDADALRAAVRRPGRLDRALWRELGAAGFFALRLPEADGGVGLGLPEAVLAFEEAGRALLPGPLLATHLAAGAVPGAADGSVVVAAAGGGGTVEWLAEADVVRGDATGAVELRSVDPLTPLHRLPRGSGSAAADERAAARVPGPYTSPTGVPDASAAVLLTAAEQLGSAVRTCELAVQHARTREQFGRPIGAFQAVQHLCAGMLVRVEVARVAVYAAAVTADPVDVAAARLLADEAAVRGARDCLQVHGGMGFTWEAEVHLHLKRAWVRTHRTGGATESEEMLADALTAGTR; encoded by the coding sequence ATGCGTTTCCAACTCACCGAGGACCAGCGGGCCTTGCGGGACGGGGTGCGGCAGTTGCTGGCGCGGCGGTTCGACGCCGACGCGCTGCGGGCCGCGGTGCGGCGGCCGGGACGGCTCGACCGGGCGCTGTGGCGGGAGCTGGGCGCCGCGGGCTTCTTCGCGCTCCGGCTGCCCGAGGCGGACGGCGGGGTCGGACTCGGGCTGCCCGAGGCGGTGTTGGCGTTCGAGGAGGCGGGGCGGGCCCTGCTGCCCGGCCCGTTGCTGGCCACGCATCTCGCCGCGGGCGCGGTGCCCGGCGCGGCCGACGGATCGGTCGTCGTCGCGGCCGCCGGCGGCGGCGGGACGGTGGAGTGGCTGGCGGAGGCCGACGTGGTGCGCGGGGACGCCACCGGGGCCGTCGAGCTGCGGTCGGTGGACCCGCTCACACCGCTGCACCGGCTGCCCCGCGGGTCCGGGTCCGCGGCGGCGGACGAGCGGGCGGCGGCCCGGGTGCCCGGCCCGTACACGTCCCCGACCGGCGTACCGGACGCGTCGGCCGCCGTGCTCCTCACCGCCGCGGAACAGCTCGGCTCGGCCGTGCGCACCTGTGAGCTGGCGGTGCAACACGCCCGGACCCGCGAGCAGTTCGGACGGCCGATCGGCGCCTTCCAGGCCGTGCAGCACCTGTGCGCGGGGATGCTGGTCCGGGTGGAGGTGGCCCGCGTCGCCGTGTACGCGGCGGCGGTCACCGCCGACCCCGTGGACGTCGCCGCGGCCCGGCTGCTCGCCGACGAGGCGGCGGTGCGCGGCGCCCGCGACTGCCTCCAGGTGCACGGCGGCATGGGCTTCACCTGGGAGGCAGAGGTGCACCTGCACCTGAAGCGGGCCTGGGTGCGGACCCACCGTACGGGCGGCGCTACGGAGAGTGAGGAGATGTTGGCGGACGCACTGACGGCCGGCACGCGCTGA
- a CDS encoding amidohydrolase family protein: MTELPRIVSVDDHVIEPAHLFETWLPEKYRERGPKPLTAGIGELAYVGGKYRITMDPDGPPTDWWIYEDLKFPYKRNIAAVGFDRDQMTLEGITRAEMRPGCWDPAERLKDMDLNHVEASLCFPTFPRFCGQTFAEAHDKEVALACVRAYNDWMVEEWCGDSGGRLIPLCLIPLWDIGLAVAEIRRNAARGVRAVTFSEIPTHLGLPSIHSGYWDPFFAVCQETGTVVNMHIGSSSQMPAASPDAPPAVQASLSFNNAMASMMDFLFSGVLVKFPALRLAYSEGQMGWIPYALERADDVWEEHRAWGGVRDTIPEPPSTYYYRQIFCCFFRDKHGIASLDVVGRDNATFETDYPHVDSTFPHTRQVALDHVEGLDDETVYKLMRGNAIRMLGLDLDRR; this comes from the coding sequence ATGACCGAACTGCCCCGCATCGTCAGCGTCGACGACCATGTGATCGAACCCGCGCACCTCTTCGAGACCTGGCTGCCGGAGAAGTACCGCGAGCGCGGCCCGAAACCCCTCACCGCCGGTATCGGCGAGCTCGCCTACGTCGGCGGCAAGTACCGGATCACCATGGACCCGGACGGTCCGCCCACCGACTGGTGGATCTACGAGGACCTGAAGTTCCCGTACAAGCGCAACATCGCCGCCGTCGGCTTCGACCGCGACCAGATGACCCTGGAGGGCATCACGCGCGCGGAGATGCGACCCGGCTGCTGGGACCCCGCCGAGCGGCTCAAGGACATGGACCTCAACCACGTCGAGGCCTCCCTGTGCTTCCCGACCTTCCCGCGCTTCTGCGGGCAGACCTTCGCCGAGGCGCACGACAAGGAGGTCGCGCTGGCCTGTGTGCGGGCCTACAACGACTGGATGGTCGAGGAGTGGTGCGGGGACAGCGGCGGCCGGCTCATCCCGCTGTGCCTCATCCCGCTGTGGGACATCGGCCTCGCGGTCGCGGAGATCCGGCGCAACGCCGCGCGCGGGGTGCGGGCGGTCACCTTCTCCGAGATCCCCACCCATCTCGGGCTGCCGTCCATCCACTCCGGCTACTGGGACCCGTTCTTCGCGGTCTGCCAGGAGACCGGGACCGTCGTCAACATGCACATCGGCTCGTCCTCGCAGATGCCGGCCGCGTCCCCGGACGCCCCGCCCGCCGTCCAGGCCTCGCTGTCCTTCAACAACGCCATGGCCTCGATGATGGACTTCCTGTTCAGCGGCGTGCTCGTGAAGTTCCCGGCGCTGCGGCTCGCCTACTCCGAGGGCCAGATGGGCTGGATCCCGTACGCCCTGGAGCGCGCCGACGACGTCTGGGAGGAGCACCGCGCCTGGGGCGGTGTCCGCGACACGATCCCGGAGCCCCCGTCCACCTACTACTACCGGCAGATCTTCTGCTGCTTCTTCCGCGACAAGCACGGCATCGCCTCGCTGGACGTCGTCGGCCGGGACAACGCCACCTTCGAGACCGACTACCCGCACGTCGACTCCACCTTCCCGCACACCAGGCAGGTGGCCCTCGACCACGTCGAGGGCCTGGACGACGAGACGGTCTACAAGCTGATGCGGGGCAACGCGATCCGGATGCTCGGCCTCGACCTGGACCGCCGGTGA
- a CDS encoding acyl-CoA dehydrogenase family protein — protein MNLTYTPEEEDFRARLREWLGKVLPTLPAKPSPDDWPGRRAYDLGWQRTLYDAGYADVHWDASPTVRLIFLEETEKAGAPYVGANFVGLLHAGPTIAAEGTPAQRERWLPPILRGEEAWCQGFSEPDAGSDLASLRTRARRDGDHYLVSGSKIWTSHAEAADWCELLVRTDPRAPRHGGITWLAMPMDAPGVTVRPLRTLAGSAEFAEVFLDDVPVPVANRVGEENDGWRVTMVTLSFERGTAFVGEVVACRRVLGELAREARSNGRWDDPALRRRLGRLNADFLALWRLTQWNVSEAQATGGVPGVGGSVFKLRYSHARQELYDAAADVLGPDALDLGRPWTLDRLSSLSYTIAAGTSQIQRNIVAERILGLPKGR, from the coding sequence GTGAACCTGACGTACACCCCCGAGGAGGAGGACTTCCGGGCGCGGCTGCGGGAGTGGCTGGGCAAGGTGCTGCCCACGCTGCCCGCCAAGCCGTCCCCCGACGACTGGCCGGGCCGCCGCGCCTACGACCTCGGCTGGCAGCGGACGCTGTACGACGCCGGGTACGCCGACGTCCACTGGGACGCGTCCCCGACCGTGCGGCTGATCTTCCTGGAGGAGACGGAGAAGGCGGGCGCGCCCTACGTGGGGGCGAACTTCGTGGGGCTGCTGCACGCGGGCCCGACCATCGCCGCCGAGGGCACGCCCGCGCAGCGGGAGCGCTGGCTGCCGCCGATCCTGCGCGGGGAGGAGGCCTGGTGCCAGGGCTTCAGCGAACCGGACGCCGGCTCCGACCTGGCGTCCCTGCGCACCCGCGCGCGCCGGGACGGCGACCACTACCTGGTGAGCGGGTCGAAGATCTGGACCTCGCACGCGGAGGCCGCCGACTGGTGCGAACTGCTGGTGCGCACCGACCCGCGGGCGCCCCGGCACGGGGGGATCACCTGGCTCGCCATGCCCATGGACGCGCCGGGCGTGACCGTACGGCCGCTGCGCACGCTTGCCGGTTCGGCTGAGTTCGCCGAGGTGTTCCTCGACGACGTGCCGGTACCGGTGGCCAACCGGGTGGGGGAGGAGAACGACGGCTGGCGGGTGACCATGGTGACGCTGTCGTTCGAGCGCGGTACGGCGTTCGTCGGGGAGGTCGTGGCCTGCCGGCGGGTGCTCGGCGAACTGGCCCGGGAGGCCCGGTCCAACGGGCGCTGGGACGACCCGGCACTGCGGCGCCGCCTCGGGCGGCTCAACGCCGACTTCCTGGCGCTGTGGCGGCTGACCCAGTGGAACGTGAGCGAGGCGCAGGCGACGGGCGGCGTCCCCGGCGTCGGCGGTTCGGTCTTCAAGCTGAGGTACTCGCACGCGCGTCAGGAGCTGTACGACGCCGCGGCCGACGTGCTGGGTCCCGACGCGCTGGACCTCGGGAGGCCGTGGACGCTGGACCGGCTCTCCTCGCTGTCGTACACCATCGCGGCCGGCACCTCGCAGATCCAGCGCAACATCGTGGCCGAACGCATCCTCGGCCTGCCGAAGGGGCGGTGA